A window from Nitrosopumilus adriaticus encodes these proteins:
- a CDS encoding alcohol dehydrogenase catalytic domain-containing protein has protein sequence MEKMRAMVLSECAKIETNPLKLTEIDKHQIQRPNEILLKIEACGVCHSQLHGIEGDWKDIGIPPNLPTVPGHELVGKVVQIGDSVSKFKVGDRAGITPLLEACKDCQYCKEGKEYLCESSIITGESFKGGYTEFITVTEDFATKVPDNMKSEYAAPLFCAGITAYKAVKAVEPKLHKKIGIFGIGGVGHMAIQFAKVENCDVIAFSRTQKHLDVAKRLGAVDSMTFSENQDEFLDKVKEKHGMLDAAIVFAPADIVTDTAIKSVKKGGLIVIATVGENPSFMAFEEKTIRGTLIGSTKDMEQVIKICNENNIEVISQAFPLESANEVLKKLKNSEIEARAVLIP, from the coding sequence ATGGAAAAAATGCGTGCCATGGTACTATCTGAATGTGCCAAAATTGAAACAAATCCATTAAAATTAACTGAGATTGATAAGCATCAAATTCAAAGACCAAATGAAATTCTCTTAAAAATTGAAGCATGTGGAGTTTGTCATTCTCAACTTCACGGAATTGAAGGAGATTGGAAGGATATTGGTATACCACCAAATCTTCCGACAGTTCCAGGTCATGAGCTTGTTGGTAAAGTTGTTCAAATAGGTGATTCAGTTTCCAAATTCAAAGTAGGAGACAGGGCAGGAATCACCCCACTATTAGAGGCATGTAAAGACTGTCAATATTGTAAAGAAGGTAAAGAGTATCTTTGTGAATCATCAATAATTACTGGAGAGTCATTCAAAGGTGGCTATACAGAATTTATCACAGTTACAGAAGATTTTGCTACAAAAGTTCCAGATAATATGAAATCAGAATATGCTGCACCGTTGTTTTGTGCAGGCATTACAGCATACAAGGCAGTCAAAGCAGTAGAACCAAAATTACATAAAAAAATTGGAATTTTTGGAATTGGAGGAGTTGGACATATGGCCATACAGTTTGCTAAAGTTGAAAATTGTGATGTCATTGCATTTTCTAGAACACAGAAGCATCTTGATGTTGCAAAAAGATTGGGTGCAGTTGATTCAATGACATTTTCAGAAAATCAAGATGAATTTCTCGACAAAGTAAAAGAAAAACATGGGATGTTAGATGCTGCAATAGTTTTTGCGCCTGCAGACATAGTTACAGACACTGCAATAAAATCAGTAAAAAAAGGGGGATTAATCGTAATTGCAACGGTTGGAGAAAATCCTTCATTCATGGCATTTGAGGAAAAAACAATTAGAGGAACTTTGATTGGTTCTACAAAAGATATGGAGCAGGTAATCAAAATATGCAATGAGAATAATATTGAGGTGATTTCCCAAGCGTTCCCATTAGAAAGTGCAAATGAAGTACTAAAAAAATTAAAAAATTCCGAAATTGAAGCTCGAGCAGTCTTAATACCATAA